In a single window of the Aminomonas paucivorans DSM 12260 genome:
- a CDS encoding pyridoxal phosphate-dependent aminotransferase codes for MKYVRMPIEAESPEQYGYDRIRFNLTESSLRDRPLSDLGVDLQDFQRLLLAYGDHRGHPGLREEIASLSGVTADQVLVTPGAAGALFLLATALLEREDHLVVLRPNYATNIETPRAIGCAITFLDLAFEEGFRVDPGRLASLVRPNTRLVSLTCPHNPTGTSLSEEELREVLDLAEARGCRLLFDETYREMRFGGPLPVAASLSSRAVSVSSLSKTYGIPGIRVGWICCGDPELYDLLLAAKEQMGICGSVVDEELAYRALLRRAAWLPDIRARIALAFDTVKGWMEEQDLFQWVPPQGGVVCFPRLREDVDPDRFYRVLNERYGVFVGPGHWFEQPRRYMRVGYGWPKPEELAGGLAGLAAAASDALEGR; via the coding sequence GTGAAATACGTGCGCATGCCCATCGAAGCGGAGTCCCCGGAACAGTACGGGTACGACCGAATCCGGTTCAACCTCACCGAGAGTTCCCTGCGGGACCGGCCCTTGAGCGACCTGGGGGTGGATCTTCAGGATTTCCAGCGGCTGCTTCTGGCCTACGGGGACCATCGGGGGCACCCGGGGCTTCGGGAGGAGATCGCCTCCCTGTCCGGCGTGACGGCGGACCAGGTTCTGGTGACCCCCGGGGCCGCGGGGGCCCTGTTCCTGCTGGCCACGGCGCTGCTGGAGCGGGAGGACCACCTGGTGGTGCTCCGGCCCAACTACGCCACCAACATCGAGACCCCCCGGGCCATCGGGTGCGCCATCACCTTCCTGGACCTGGCCTTCGAGGAGGGCTTCCGGGTGGACCCGGGGCGCCTGGCCTCCCTGGTCCGGCCGAACACCAGGCTGGTGAGCCTCACCTGTCCCCACAACCCCACGGGGACCTCCCTCTCCGAGGAGGAGCTGCGGGAGGTGCTGGACCTGGCGGAGGCCCGGGGGTGCCGCCTCCTCTTCGACGAGACCTACCGGGAGATGCGCTTCGGCGGCCCCCTGCCCGTGGCGGCGTCCCTTTCCTCCCGGGCGGTGAGCGTCTCCTCCCTTTCCAAGACCTACGGCATCCCGGGCATCCGGGTGGGCTGGATCTGCTGCGGCGACCCGGAGCTGTACGACCTGCTTCTGGCGGCGAAGGAACAGATGGGAATCTGCGGCAGCGTGGTGGACGAGGAGCTGGCCTATCGAGCCCTGCTGCGCCGCGCCGCCTGGCTGCCGGACATCCGGGCCCGCATCGCCCTGGCCTTCGACACCGTGAAGGGTTGGATGGAGGAGCAGGATCTTTTCCAGTGGGTTCCCCCCCAGGGCGGGGTGGTGTGTTTCCCCCGGCTTCGGGAGGACGTGGACCCGGACCGGTTCTACCGGGTGCTGAACGAACGCTACGGGGTCTTCGTGGGCCCCGGCCACTGGTTCGAACAGCCCCGGCGCTACATGCGGGTGGGCTACGGCTGGCCGAAGCCGGAGGAGCTGGCGGGGGGCCTGGCGGGCCTGGCCGCCGCGGCTTCGGACGCCCTGGAGGGCCGGTAG
- a CDS encoding IS5 family transposase, whose protein sequence is MRQGKLFFEEMAYQRLDKGKDPLVTLAETVDWRIFEEPLRAFRESLRTTGSPAGRKPFDPLLMFKILVLGSLYNLSDDAMEYQIRDRLSFQRFCGLSLEDRVPDAKTLWLFREQLTQAGLVEFLFARFDEALRQMGLEARKGQIVDASLVSVPIQRNSREENRQIREGNPPQEWSETKSRQKDTEARWTVKNGKSTFGYKNHIEADVSCKLIRRYAVTPASVHDSQVFKELLDLGNTSKDVWADSAYRSASHLEYLRQVGYREHIQRKGTSGHPLTRWEKQGNRTRSRIRSRVEHIFAAQKQQAGTLLLRSIGLARAKARIGLRNLVYNLQRFTYLVTQVYVWA, encoded by the coding sequence ATGCGCCAGGGGAAATTGTTCTTCGAAGAGATGGCCTACCAACGACTGGACAAGGGCAAGGATCCCTTGGTGACCCTTGCGGAGACGGTGGACTGGCGCATCTTCGAGGAACCCCTTCGGGCCTTCCGGGAGAGTCTGCGTACCACCGGCTCCCCTGCGGGTCGCAAGCCCTTCGACCCCCTGCTGATGTTCAAGATTCTGGTGCTTGGGTCTTTGTACAACCTGTCGGATGACGCCATGGAATACCAGATCCGGGATCGTCTCTCCTTTCAGCGCTTCTGCGGTCTTTCCCTGGAGGACCGGGTCCCCGATGCCAAGACGCTGTGGCTGTTTCGGGAACAGCTGACCCAGGCGGGTCTGGTGGAATTCCTCTTCGCCCGGTTCGATGAAGCCCTTCGCCAGATGGGGCTGGAGGCCCGGAAGGGACAGATCGTGGATGCCTCTCTTGTCAGCGTCCCCATCCAGAGGAACAGCCGGGAGGAGAACCGACAGATCCGAGAAGGCAACCCGCCCCAGGAATGGAGCGAAACCAAGTCTCGCCAGAAGGACACCGAAGCGAGATGGACCGTGAAGAACGGCAAGAGCACCTTCGGGTACAAGAACCACATCGAGGCGGACGTCTCCTGCAAACTCATCCGGCGCTATGCCGTCACCCCCGCCTCGGTGCACGACAGCCAGGTTTTCAAGGAACTACTGGATCTCGGGAACACCAGCAAAGACGTCTGGGCAGACTCGGCTTATCGTTCCGCTTCCCACCTGGAGTACCTGCGCCAGGTGGGGTACCGGGAGCACATCCAGAGGAAGGGGACCTCGGGACACCCCCTGACCAGATGGGAGAAACAGGGCAACCGGACTCGATCTCGCATTCGCAGCCGGGTGGAACACATCTTTGCGGCCCAGAAACAGCAGGCGGGGACCCTCTTGCTGCGTAGCATCGGCCTGGCTCGAGCAAAGGCCCGCATCGGCCTTCGCAACCTGGTCTACAACCTCCAGCGCTTCACCTACCTGGTGACGCAGGTCTACGTATGGGCCTGA
- a CDS encoding GNAT family N-acetyltransferase codes for MNIRPATPADALSIGTVRCTAWRHAYEGLVPREILGHLDPREDVPRFLPVLVDPDGIFLVAEEEGEVTGFLFGGANRDLEPSPYEGEIYALYVLPPRQRRGTGTALLDRFAQAWVSRGRWSALAWVLEKNPYEDFFPRSGARPLDRREILLEGTPLSVRGYGFQDLRGRGEGGR; via the coding sequence ATGAACATTCGACCCGCCACGCCCGCCGACGCCCTGTCCATCGGGACGGTGCGCTGCACCGCCTGGCGCCACGCCTACGAAGGGCTCGTCCCCCGGGAGATCCTGGGCCACCTGGACCCCCGGGAGGACGTGCCCCGGTTCCTCCCCGTCCTGGTCGACCCGGACGGGATCTTCCTGGTGGCGGAAGAGGAGGGGGAGGTGACGGGGTTTCTCTTCGGGGGAGCCAACCGAGACCTGGAACCCTCCCCCTACGAAGGAGAGATCTACGCCCTCTACGTGCTGCCCCCCCGGCAGCGCCGGGGGACGGGCACCGCCCTGCTGGACCGGTTCGCCCAGGCCTGGGTGTCCCGGGGCCGCTGGTCCGCCTTGGCCTGGGTCCTGGAGAAGAATCCCTACGAGGACTTCTTCCCCCGTTCCGGAGCCAGACCCCTGGATCGCCGGGAGATCCTCCTGGAGGGAACTCCTCTTTCGGTGCGGGGCTACGGCTTCCAGGACCTGAGAGGGCGAGGGGAGGGGGGGCGCTGA
- a CDS encoding sensor domain-containing diguanylate cyclase: MKRSTKPSPRFVASKGLRRPLPCVHQELWPLGIALVCALVAWGVVCSLMLVQRRGEEARLRGEVLAAGEALRDRLVARNRGIERVLGDLPVQWGGRVPPRRDFDLAARTLSRLYPEVRGVFLLDRTRPLLALDPDRGGRRPGSHPWQVPSAKAALAGEDLRTFRGSLGPLDLPGGQRVLLVLAPLDRAFRGASGPLVAVVSLQGFLEAPEVAVLPGRLELALQDARSGRVFHGDPLTLARRPVRVFVPLTPGGWNLSTLPLGGWKSLGSPSRRWGMAAGGMAAGGALLGYLGGRRLMGRLRRRRERAVREGHYRDLVESVHDLIWEVDAQGVFTFLGPQVEGLLGMKPEELVGRTPFSLMPHKEGVRMQKLFRIRAAKGEDFLWEESAWIGRDALVYWETNARPFFREDGSLGGYRGVNRDVTNRKLRELELDGQVEELDEKMEELRRSASLDPLTEALNRRSIERELMAETRRADRYGNPLTVILCDIDRFKSINDRYGHQEGDCALRAFSRIVRGCLRTGDHFGRWGGEEFLVVAPVDGPGGAALAEKLRLELETVTRATPVPFTASFGVAVYVPGEPPETLVQRADEAMYRAKESGRNRVEVA, encoded by the coding sequence ATGAAGAGATCGACCAAACCCTCTCCCCGGTTCGTTGCGAGCAAGGGGCTCCGTCGTCCCCTTCCCTGCGTCCACCAGGAGCTTTGGCCCTTGGGCATCGCCTTGGTCTGCGCCCTGGTGGCCTGGGGGGTGGTCTGTTCCCTGATGCTGGTCCAGCGTCGGGGGGAGGAGGCCCGCCTGCGGGGGGAAGTGCTGGCGGCGGGGGAGGCCCTTCGGGATCGCCTGGTGGCCCGAAACCGGGGGATCGAGCGGGTTCTGGGGGACCTGCCCGTCCAATGGGGGGGACGGGTGCCCCCCCGGCGGGATTTCGACCTGGCCGCCCGGACCCTCTCCCGGCTCTACCCGGAGGTGCGGGGGGTCTTCCTGCTGGATCGGACGCGCCCCCTCCTGGCCCTGGACCCGGACCGAGGGGGGCGTCGTCCGGGGAGCCATCCCTGGCAGGTCCCTTCGGCCAAGGCGGCGCTGGCCGGGGAGGACCTGCGGACCTTCCGGGGGAGCCTGGGGCCCCTGGATCTCCCGGGGGGACAACGGGTACTCCTGGTGCTGGCCCCCCTGGACCGGGCCTTCCGGGGAGCCTCGGGGCCTCTGGTGGCGGTGGTCTCCCTCCAGGGGTTCCTGGAGGCTCCGGAGGTGGCGGTCCTTCCCGGACGGCTGGAGCTGGCCCTTCAGGACGCCCGATCCGGGAGGGTCTTTCACGGAGACCCCCTGACGCTGGCCCGCAGACCCGTCCGGGTCTTCGTCCCCCTCACCCCGGGGGGATGGAACCTGTCTACCCTGCCCCTGGGGGGGTGGAAGTCCCTGGGGTCCCCGTCCCGCCGCTGGGGGATGGCCGCCGGGGGGATGGCGGCCGGAGGCGCCCTGCTGGGGTATCTGGGGGGACGGCGGCTGATGGGGCGCCTGCGGCGGCGACGGGAGCGAGCGGTTCGGGAGGGACACTACCGGGACCTGGTGGAGTCGGTGCACGACCTGATCTGGGAGGTGGACGCACAGGGGGTCTTCACCTTCCTGGGACCGCAGGTGGAGGGCCTCCTGGGCATGAAGCCGGAGGAGCTGGTGGGCCGGACCCCCTTTTCCCTCATGCCCCACAAGGAGGGGGTGCGGATGCAGAAGCTCTTCCGTATCCGGGCCGCCAAGGGGGAGGACTTCCTGTGGGAGGAAAGCGCCTGGATCGGCCGGGACGCCCTGGTCTACTGGGAGACCAACGCCCGCCCCTTCTTCCGGGAGGACGGTTCCCTGGGGGGGTACCGGGGGGTGAACCGGGACGTGACGAACCGAAAGCTCCGGGAGTTGGAGCTGGACGGGCAGGTGGAGGAGCTGGACGAGAAGATGGAGGAGCTACGCCGCTCCGCCTCCCTGGACCCGCTGACGGAAGCACTCAACCGGCGCAGCATCGAGCGGGAGCTGATGGCGGAGACGCGACGGGCGGATCGATACGGCAACCCCCTGACGGTGATCCTCTGCGACATCGACCGGTTCAAGTCCATCAACGACCGGTACGGACACCAGGAGGGGGATTGTGCCCTGCGGGCCTTTTCCCGCATCGTCCGGGGGTGTCTGCGCACCGGGGACCACTTCGGACGGTGGGGGGGGGAGGAGTTCCTGGTGGTGGCCCCGGTGGATGGGCCGGGGGGCGCCGCCCTGGCAGAGAAGCTGCGCCTGGAGCTGGAGACGGTGACTCGGGCCACTCCGGTGCCCTTCACGGCCAGCTTCGGCGTGGCGGTCTACGTTCCCGGGGAACCCCCGGAGACCTTGGTGCAGCGGGCCGACGAAGCCATGTACCGGGCCAAGGAATCGGGGCGGAACCGGGTGGAAGTGGCCTAG
- a CDS encoding 4-hydroxy-tetrahydrodipicolinate reductase translates to MIRLFVSGASGNVGRLVVREAILRRDVELAGGFCLEGGQDLGVLAGTDPLGLMAVSDLRVGLAASSPDVVVDFTSAVVLRDHLELYAELGLDAVVGTTGLPEEEIRRVRDRVRDRGLRLALISNFGLGINLVMDFLAAVGEHYPYVSVLERHPASMANAPSGTAGLLASSVPGGSSGEVASREVLPGVLGGNAFGVPVLSQRMPYPGPYSEHEVTLGRQDEILRISVTDFSSSVYLEGIFRAVRGVGALPPGTLVRRLGEFPKE, encoded by the coding sequence ATGATCCGGCTGTTCGTCTCCGGTGCCTCGGGAAACGTGGGGCGCCTGGTGGTGCGGGAAGCGATCCTCCGACGGGACGTGGAACTGGCGGGAGGTTTCTGTCTGGAGGGGGGGCAGGACCTGGGCGTCCTGGCGGGAACCGACCCCCTGGGCCTGATGGCCGTCTCGGACCTGCGGGTGGGGCTGGCGGCTTCTTCCCCCGACGTGGTGGTGGACTTCACCTCCGCGGTGGTGCTGCGGGACCACCTGGAGCTGTACGCGGAGCTGGGGCTGGACGCGGTGGTGGGCACCACGGGGCTGCCGGAGGAGGAAATCCGCCGGGTTCGGGACCGGGTGCGGGACCGGGGGCTGCGCCTGGCCCTGATCTCCAACTTCGGCCTGGGGATCAATCTGGTGATGGACTTCCTGGCCGCCGTGGGGGAGCACTACCCCTACGTGTCCGTCCTGGAGCGCCATCCCGCCTCCATGGCCAACGCCCCCAGCGGCACCGCGGGGCTCCTGGCCTCCTCCGTGCCCGGAGGCTCCTCCGGGGAGGTGGCGAGCCGGGAGGTGCTTCCCGGGGTGTTGGGGGGAAACGCCTTCGGCGTCCCCGTGCTTTCCCAGCGGATGCCCTACCCCGGCCCCTATTCGGAGCATGAGGTCACCCTGGGGCGGCAGGACGAGATCCTGAGGATCTCCGTGACGGACTTCTCCAGCTCCGTGTACCTGGAGGGGATCTTCCGGGCGGTCCGGGGCGTCGGCGCCCTGCCCCCGGGGACCCTGGTCCGGCGGCTGGGGGAGTTCCCGAAGGAATAA
- a CDS encoding MBL fold metallo-hydrolase gives MRLRVLVDQMVGKDGLLGEAGWSALLETPRGCLILDAGMGRVLEHNLRFLGIDPAKPDLGVLSHGHNDHARGFGLLYEMGFRGPLWMHAQAGSGHFAVTRGGEKQFVGADLNLEHRDVRTLDREPVEVLPRVWILPVPLEEREARWVPPDANLVRPVAGGGFEQDPMEDDLSLVVEGEEGWSVILGCAHAGVANILEAATKRFGMDRFHTVVGGMHLSHGSVSWLEALADHLAKRFRVERWLPGHCTGFQAALVLASRFDRVDWAAAGHRWDL, from the coding sequence ATGAGGCTTCGCGTGTTGGTGGACCAGATGGTGGGCAAGGACGGGCTTCTGGGGGAGGCGGGGTGGTCCGCCCTCCTGGAGACTCCTCGGGGGTGCCTGATCCTGGATGCGGGCATGGGGCGGGTGTTGGAGCACAACCTGCGTTTTCTGGGCATCGACCCCGCCAAGCCGGACCTGGGGGTGTTGAGCCACGGCCACAACGACCACGCCAGAGGCTTCGGCCTCCTGTACGAGATGGGGTTTCGCGGCCCCCTGTGGATGCATGCCCAGGCGGGGAGCGGTCACTTCGCCGTGACGCGGGGAGGGGAGAAGCAGTTCGTGGGGGCGGATCTGAACCTGGAGCATCGGGACGTGCGCACCCTGGACCGGGAGCCCGTGGAGGTGCTGCCCCGGGTCTGGATCCTGCCCGTCCCCCTGGAGGAACGGGAGGCCCGATGGGTGCCCCCGGACGCGAACCTGGTGCGCCCCGTCGCCGGAGGAGGGTTCGAGCAGGACCCCATGGAGGACGACCTTTCCCTGGTGGTGGAGGGAGAGGAAGGGTGGTCGGTGATCCTGGGGTGCGCCCACGCGGGGGTGGCCAACATCCTGGAGGCCGCGACGAAGCGTTTCGGGATGGATCGCTTCCACACCGTGGTGGGGGGGATGCACCTGAGCCACGGGTCCGTCTCCTGGCTGGAAGCCCTGGCGGACCACCTGGCGAAGCGCTTCCGGGTGGAACGGTGGCTGCCGGGGCACTGTACGGGTTTTCAGGCCGCCCTGGTTCTGGCGTCCCGGTTCGACCGGGTGGACTGGGCCGCTGCGGGACATCGCTGGGACCTTTAG
- a CDS encoding LiaI-LiaF-like domain-containing protein yields MRNRNPLTGGIVLVVLGVLFLLSNHGLLPPLGSLFDRWWPLFLIVPGLLMLARRWRSPRN; encoded by the coding sequence ATGAGAAACCGCAATCCCCTCACGGGAGGGATCGTGCTGGTGGTGCTGGGGGTGCTCTTCCTGCTGTCCAACCACGGACTGCTTCCCCCCCTGGGGTCCCTCTTCGACAGGTGGTGGCCCCTGTTCCTCATCGTGCCGGGGCTCCTGATGCTGGCGCGGCGGTGGCGTTCTCCCCGGAACTAG
- a CDS encoding type II toxin-antitoxin system HicA family toxin gives MGRQFTQKELIRMALARGWSVNETRGKGSHVLAMKEGERPFPIPRTIKKGILESIKKRLGITD, from the coding sequence ATGGGCAGGCAGTTCACCCAGAAGGAACTCATCCGGATGGCCCTTGCCCGAGGATGGTCCGTCAACGAAACTCGCGGGAAAGGCAGCCATGTGCTTGCGATGAAGGAAGGGGAAAGGCCCTTCCCGATTCCCCGAACGATCAAGAAAGGCATTCTTGAATCGATCAAGAAACGACTGGGGATCACCGACTAG
- a CDS encoding EAL domain-containing protein, protein MRERFAFLDRTWFRLALSLGVLFAAFGFFLYILAAEARVNALEERRQDVRRLVEVARASLRPILSRVRDGELSREEGRRLVVRVVRQMIYRDVHGPNYFFLLDYDGTLWVNPYLPQREGTKQADFTYPQGLPLEQELVRIARTRGEGIVRYLYPPPFSSEPQEKVSYVASLPEIRCVLGTGAYVLDLDRALRAHLRGVALTGSFILILGLFISLRILSPLLKSYSVLLEAMRGLARDPQKPPTLSLEGFREGSESWLLLSAFLDMDRRLRETGAQLLQDEERLRILVEEAPDGFLELDGDSRVVRTNRRFCELMGASPEDLLSRPVEELFHPDDLITTPLVYEEVLRGGVVTRERRLLRPWGAPLRVEMRSKLLSDGTVMSLFRDLSEREEAQARLQEQQSLLEALFANAPFELWVRDAKGRMLLQNPLARKGQGNLLGEAVEEHRGLSEETRRLWRETNRKVLAGDVIQREEMEIREGREICLYKVIAPIWREGKVRGILGVSLDVTEEKVQAQQIERMAFYDALTDLPNLRLFNAHLEERLAAVRDGGEGGALLFLDLDDFKLVNDSLGHALGDQFLVEVAARIRTVLGPDRLAARLGGDEFLVLSAPGEGCRDVDILANELLGLFEAPFEQGGVRQFLSATLGVACFPEDGLYPEALLAQADMALHKAKREGKRSFRFYDAALQEEVVKSRELENHLRDALEAGELEVFFQPQVGVSSGRVEALEALARWHSPTLGQISPGRFIPVAERSGLIVPLGALVLREACRFAAGLEAQGLPSLRVAVNVSARQLLQEDFAETTLRVLEETGLAPSLLEVEITETTLMESFDRVSETLRHLREKGVRVALDDFGMGYSSLTYLRRLPLDTLKIDRSFIVDSRREGNRVITRAMVRLGHDLGLEVVAEGVETEEHRAFADEAECDVIQGYWYSRPLPPEEVRAFLSRQGDL, encoded by the coding sequence ATGAGAGAACGTTTCGCCTTTCTGGATCGAACCTGGTTCCGTCTCGCCCTCTCTCTGGGGGTGCTCTTCGCCGCCTTCGGCTTCTTCCTGTACATCCTGGCCGCGGAGGCCCGGGTGAACGCCCTGGAGGAGCGCCGCCAGGATGTGCGGCGCTTGGTAGAGGTTGCTCGGGCCTCCCTGCGCCCCATCCTGTCCCGGGTCCGTGATGGGGAGCTGTCCCGGGAGGAAGGGCGGCGGCTGGTGGTGCGGGTGGTCAGGCAGATGATCTACCGGGACGTCCACGGTCCCAACTACTTTTTCCTCCTGGATTACGACGGAACCCTGTGGGTGAACCCCTACCTTCCCCAAAGGGAGGGGACGAAACAGGCGGATTTCACCTATCCCCAGGGACTGCCCTTGGAGCAGGAGCTTGTCCGAATCGCCCGCACCCGAGGGGAAGGGATCGTCCGCTACCTTTACCCGCCTCCTTTTTCCTCGGAACCTCAGGAAAAAGTCTCCTACGTGGCGTCGTTGCCGGAGATCCGGTGTGTCCTGGGCACCGGGGCCTACGTCCTGGATCTGGACAGGGCACTGAGGGCTCACCTGCGGGGCGTGGCCCTGACGGGGTCCTTCATCCTGATCCTGGGCCTCTTCATCAGCCTCCGCATCCTCTCCCCCCTTCTGAAAAGCTATTCCGTCCTTCTGGAGGCCATGCGCGGCCTTGCCCGAGACCCTCAAAAGCCCCCCACCCTGTCTTTGGAGGGTTTTCGAGAGGGTTCCGAGTCCTGGCTTCTCCTGTCCGCCTTTCTGGACATGGACCGACGCCTCCGGGAGACAGGGGCCCAGCTTCTCCAGGACGAGGAGCGGCTGCGCATCCTGGTGGAGGAGGCCCCCGACGGTTTTCTGGAGCTGGATGGGGACTCTCGGGTGGTGAGGACGAACCGCCGATTCTGCGAGCTGATGGGGGCCTCTCCGGAGGACCTCCTTTCCCGCCCGGTGGAGGAGCTGTTCCACCCGGACGACCTGATCACGACCCCCCTGGTGTACGAGGAGGTGCTGCGAGGCGGGGTGGTCACCCGGGAGCGGCGGCTTCTGCGCCCCTGGGGGGCCCCCCTTCGGGTGGAGATGCGCAGCAAACTTCTCTCCGACGGGACGGTCATGAGCCTCTTCCGGGACCTTTCGGAGCGGGAGGAGGCCCAGGCCCGCCTTCAGGAACAGCAGTCTCTTCTAGAGGCTCTCTTCGCAAACGCCCCCTTTGAGCTGTGGGTCCGGGACGCGAAAGGCAGGATGCTCCTCCAGAACCCCCTGGCTCGGAAAGGGCAGGGAAACCTGCTGGGCGAGGCAGTGGAGGAACACCGGGGCCTGTCGGAGGAGACCCGTCGCCTCTGGCGGGAGACCAACCGAAAGGTCCTGGCGGGAGACGTCATCCAGAGGGAGGAGATGGAGATCCGGGAGGGGCGGGAGATCTGCCTGTACAAGGTCATCGCTCCCATCTGGAGGGAGGGGAAGGTCCGGGGCATCCTGGGGGTGAGCCTGGACGTGACGGAGGAGAAGGTACAGGCCCAGCAGATCGAACGCATGGCCTTCTACGACGCCCTCACCGATCTGCCCAACCTGCGACTCTTCAACGCCCACCTGGAGGAGCGCCTGGCCGCCGTCCGGGATGGGGGGGAGGGAGGAGCGCTGCTCTTCCTGGACCTGGACGACTTCAAGCTGGTGAACGATTCCCTGGGACATGCCCTGGGGGACCAGTTCCTGGTGGAGGTGGCGGCGCGGATCCGCACCGTTCTGGGGCCGGACCGCCTGGCCGCCCGACTGGGGGGGGACGAGTTCCTCGTCCTGTCCGCCCCCGGCGAGGGCTGTCGGGATGTGGACATCCTGGCCAACGAGCTTCTGGGGCTGTTCGAGGCCCCCTTCGAGCAGGGAGGGGTGCGGCAGTTCCTCTCCGCCACCCTGGGGGTGGCGTGTTTCCCCGAGGACGGCCTCTACCCCGAGGCCCTGCTGGCTCAGGCGGACATGGCCCTGCACAAGGCCAAGCGGGAGGGGAAGCGGAGCTTCCGGTTCTACGACGCCGCCCTGCAGGAGGAGGTGGTCAAATCCCGGGAGCTGGAGAACCACCTGCGGGATGCCCTGGAGGCGGGGGAACTGGAGGTGTTCTTCCAGCCCCAGGTGGGGGTGTCCAGCGGCCGTGTGGAGGCCCTGGAAGCCCTGGCGCGGTGGCATTCCCCCACCCTGGGTCAGATCTCCCCCGGGCGCTTCATCCCCGTGGCGGAGCGCTCCGGCCTCATCGTCCCCCTGGGGGCCCTGGTGCTTCGGGAGGCCTGCCGCTTCGCCGCCGGGCTGGAGGCCCAGGGGCTGCCGTCCCTGCGGGTGGCGGTGAACGTGTCCGCCCGGCAGCTTCTCCAGGAGGACTTCGCCGAGACCACCCTCCGGGTCCTGGAGGAGACGGGGTTGGCTCCCTCCCTGCTGGAGGTGGAAATCACCGAGACCACCCTCATGGAGTCCTTCGACCGGGTGTCGGAGACCCTGAGGCACCTTCGGGAGAAGGGGGTCCGGGTGGCCCTGGACGACTTCGGCATGGGCTATTCCTCCCTTACCTACCTGCGCCGCCTCCCCCTGGACACCCTGAAGATCGACCGCTCCTTCATCGTGGACTCCCGCCGGGAGGGCAACCGGGTCATCACCCGGGCCATGGTGCGCCTGGGCCACGACCTGGGGCTGGAGGTGGTGGCGGAGGGGGTGGAGACGGAGGAGCATCGGGCCTTTGCGGACGAGGCGGAGTGCGACGTGATCCAGGGGTACTGGTACAGCCGCCCCCTGCCGCCGGAGGAGGTCCGGGCCTTCCTGTCCCGCCAGGGGGACTTGTGA
- a CDS encoding homoserine dehydrogenase: MSRVGYRGEGHPLRVLFVGFGNVGRTAGEILQDPKRYPGVADLDLATVGLITRTRGCLANPSGVDLPRALEELKTRGRFAPDHPDRTDLDGLTAARTLDYHVLVEISPLNVAARGEPAISHVRAALSRGRHAVTANKGPVAWAHEELCALAEEKGAAFLKETTVMDGVPVFNLAERCMQGCRVLEIEGILNSTSNWVLAGLEEGLSLEAAVRVAQEAGIAEADPSHDLEGWDGAVKVSALANGLMGGELTPDQVERVGMSHLTPETVASARTRGRRFKMLCRAWRDEEGVLKGRSALEELPLDHFYASVSGAGAALTLRTDLLHTIRVVEEGGTSLVPTAYGVLSDLLALRDRMNF, encoded by the coding sequence ATGTCTCGGGTGGGCTACCGGGGAGAGGGGCACCCCCTGCGGGTCCTCTTCGTGGGGTTCGGCAACGTGGGGCGAACCGCCGGGGAGATCCTGCAGGATCCGAAACGCTACCCCGGGGTGGCGGATCTGGACCTGGCGACGGTGGGGCTGATCACCCGCACCCGGGGCTGCCTGGCGAACCCCTCGGGGGTGGACCTGCCCCGGGCTCTGGAGGAACTGAAGACCCGGGGTCGCTTCGCCCCGGACCACCCCGACCGGACGGATCTGGACGGCCTGACCGCCGCCCGGACCCTGGACTACCACGTCCTGGTGGAGATCTCCCCCCTGAACGTGGCCGCCCGGGGAGAGCCCGCCATCTCCCACGTCCGGGCCGCCCTGAGCCGGGGTCGTCACGCCGTGACCGCCAACAAGGGCCCCGTGGCGTGGGCCCACGAGGAACTCTGCGCCCTGGCGGAGGAGAAGGGGGCGGCCTTCCTCAAGGAGACCACGGTGATGGACGGGGTGCCGGTGTTCAACCTGGCGGAGCGGTGCATGCAGGGCTGTCGGGTCCTGGAGATCGAGGGGATCCTCAACTCCACCTCCAACTGGGTGCTGGCGGGGCTGGAGGAGGGGCTTTCCCTGGAGGCGGCGGTGCGGGTCGCCCAGGAGGCGGGGATCGCCGAGGCGGACCCGAGCCACGATCTGGAAGGGTGGGACGGGGCGGTGAAGGTGTCCGCCCTGGCCAACGGCCTCATGGGAGGGGAGCTGACGCCGGATCAGGTGGAGCGGGTCGGCATGAGCCACCTCACCCCGGAGACGGTGGCCTCCGCCCGGACCCGAGGGCGGCGCTTCAAGATGCTTTGCCGGGCCTGGCGAGATGAGGAGGGGGTCCTCAAGGGGCGCTCCGCCCTGGAGGAACTGCCCCTGGACCACTTCTACGCCTCCGTGTCCGGGGCGGGGGCGGCCCTGACCCTGCGCACGGACCTGCTCCACACCATCCGTGTGGTGGAGGAAGGGGGGACCTCCCTGGTCCCCACGGCCTACGGGGTCTTAAGCGACCTCCTGGCCCTGCGGGACCGAATGAATTTCTGA